One Pieris napi chromosome 13, ilPieNapi1.2, whole genome shotgun sequence genomic window carries:
- the LOC125055460 gene encoding LHFPL tetraspan subfamily member 2a protein has product MCYVIITGRSLAWLLISLAAFMLILTGVMTPKWLLGQPNIVNENNITSFYVPSVGIYNRCIRTEHDRNHCAPFSLYGLATDSYVYPTPWKAAMFFLSFCAAIQFSTVLAGVLACCVQSVFKKSVISLAGATQALGGLFGVLGILLYPWGWGAARVKRLCGEYSEPYIPGDCSIGWALYMTILGVGLVFLASALSKIADKAANSDKVQFKMDEGKQLICLA; this is encoded by the exons atgtgttatgttattataaccGGCCGCAGTCTAGCATGGCTGCTGATAAGTTTGGCTGCTTTTATGCTAATTTTGACCGGTGTTATGACGCCTAAATGGTTGCTCGGCCAGCCAAACATAGTGAATGAAAACAATATTACCAGTTTTTATGTTCCCAGTGTTGGTATCTACAATAG ATGTATACGTACAGAACATGACCGAAACCATTGTGCTCCATTCTCACTCTATGGACTTGCAACCGATTCATATGTGTATCCTACTCCTTGGAAGGcagcaatgttttttttatcctTTT GTGCAGCTATCCAGTTTTCTACAGTACTTGCAGGAGTTTTGGCATGCTGTGTCCAATCTGTATTTAAAAAGAGTGTAATATCACTTGCAGGTGCCACTCAGGCATTGGGag GTTTGTTTGGTGTGCTGGGTATACTGCTTTATCCTTGGGGTTGGGGTGCTGCCCGAGTAAAGCGGCTTTGTGGTGAATACTCTGAGCCTTACATACCTGGGGACTGTTCTATTG GTTGGGCCCTATACATGACAATACTCGGAGTGGGTCTAGTGTTTTTGGCAAGTGCTTTATCAAAGATAGCGGATAAAGCGGCTAATTCTGACAAAGTCCAGTTTAAAATGGATGAAGGGAAACAGCTGATTTGCCTAGCATGA